DNA sequence from the Anaerolineales bacterium genome:
TCACCGGATGCTGGGCGACGATGGAGCCGGCCCAGGCGGCCTCCCTGCCGGGCGTCGCGCGCGTGATCCCCAACGCCGAAAAAGAACTGCTCCCCGCCTCGCTCTGGCCGGATGAGGCGGATGGTAATCGGCAAAATCCTCGCCTCCCTCCGCCGTTCTTCCGGCGCCGCACGCGGGCATACATCAAGGTCCAGGACGGCTGCGACAACGCCTGCGCCTACTGCGTCACGCGCCTGGCGCGCGGCCCCCTCCGCAGCCGTCCGGCGGACGCCGTGGCGGCGGACGTCCTCGCCGCGGAACGGGCGGGGGCGCAGGAGGCGGTGCTGGCCGGCGTGCATCTCGGTGCCTGGGGAAGGGACAGCCAAGTCGAAAACGGCTTGGCGCATCTGCTGGAAACAGTCCTGGCCCGCACCTCCATCCCCCGCCTGCGGCTTTCCTCGCTGGAACCCTGGAATCTGCCCCCGGGTTTTTTCCGCCTGTGGGGCGACGGACGGCTGTGCCCGCACCTGCACCTGCCGTTGCAATCCGGCTGCGCGGCGACCTTGCGGCGGATGAGGCGCAACGCGTCGCCGGCCGATTTCGAGCGGATCGTGGAAGCGGCGCGCGCGTCGATCCCTGATCTGGCGGTCACCACCGATCTGATGGTCGGATTCCCCGGCGAAAGCGAATCGGAGTTCCGGGAAAGCCTGGAGTTCGCGGAGCGGATGCAATTCGCGAGGACCCACATTTTCCGGTTTTCCCCGCGTCCGGGGACGGAAGCGGCGGAAATGGCGGACGCCGTTCACCCGCTGGAGATCCGCCGCCGGGCGCTGCGCGCGCGCCGGGCCGTCAATCCGCCAGAGGAGGCCTACGCCCGCTCGTTTCTCGGCCGCGAGATGGACGTGCTGTGGGAGGCGGACACGCGCGGAGGCATGCGCCGCGGATTGACGGGGAATTTCCTGCGGGTCCGGATAAAATCGGATTCGATCCCGCCGAACACATTCTCGCGTGTGCGGTTGGTTTCGTTGGATCATGGGGACGTCCTTGGAGAACCCAGGATATAATTTTCACCACCAGGCCGTAAAAGCCGCGGGTTTTTAAATTGCCCTCTTGGATTTCGTCGAAGTTTGGGGGCGGAATTCTTTGACAATCCTTAAAAAATATATTCAACCAAGGCAGGAATGGAAAATTTCAGATTGTACGGAAAAGCCCCCTATTGCATCGCCGTTCTGCACGGCGGACCCGGCGCGCCGGGCGAGATGGCGCCGGTCGCGCGCGAGTTGGCATCCGCTCGGGGCGTGCTCGAACCTCTGCAGACAAAAGACACTCTGGAAGGCCAAATCCAGGAATTGCGCGAAGTCCTTCAAGCCCGTGCGGAACTTCCCGTTTCGCTGATCGGCTGGTCGTGGGGCGCCTGGCTCGGCTACCTTCTCGCGGCGAGGTATCCGCCGCTGGTGAAGAAACTCATCCTTGTCGGAAGCCCGCCATTCGACCACCGCTTTGCCGCGCAGGTCGAGGAAAACCGGATGAGTCGCTTGAACGAGGAAGATCAGCGTGAAGCGACGCGGACCCTGAAACGGTTGAGCGACATTTCCGGGCAAAGCCACCAAACCTCGCTCGCGCGTCTGGGAGTGCTTTTCTCCAAGACGGATAACTTCCGCCCGCTTCCGCTTCCGGATGAAACGATCAAACTCGAATTTAATATTTATCGCGCCGTTTGGCGCACCGCGTCGGAAATGCGCCGCAACGGGAATTTGCTGGGACTCGGAAAGCGGATCCGCTGTCCGGTCGTCGCGATCCACGGCGATTACGATCCGCATCCGGCGGAAGGCGTACAGAATCCGCTCGAATCCGTCCTCTCGGATTTTCGGTTCCTCCTTCTGCCCAAATGCGGACATGAGCCGTGGCGGGAGAAGGAAGCACGAGCCAAGTTTTTTTCGGTATTGTCGCGGGAGTTGGAGTAACAGATTCCACGAAGGATCCGAAGGAAAATCTGTAAGCCGCAAAGCTTTGTTGCTACTCAGCTGGCGATCGTCATGCCGGCGCCCGCCCTCGGCGCGTTCTTTGCCGGGGGTGAAATTAGCCGGCATCCAGCAAAGCTGTAAAAAAACTGGACCCCGGCTTCGAATCCCGCTTCCCCCGCTTCCCCCGCTTCGCGAGGGCAGGCGCGAAGGCGGGGAAGCCGCGCCGGGGTGACGGACAAAACCGATAACACTGGTGATGTTATGCCGAGGTTATTCAGTCGAAATAAGCTGCCTGAGCAGTAACAAAGCTTTTTGATTTCTTTTTTTTGGGTGGGGGGGTCTTCGTGTGCTTCGCGGAATTATTTCCTCCCAAAATCCGCCGGACTCTCCCCCCACTCCCCGGTCTTCCACTTGCGCACTTCGTTCGGATAGGAATGGACGCGCAGCCATTCTTCGGCGCGGTCGATGAGGTCGAACACCACCCGCGTTTCCTCCGTGCGCGTCAGCTTCGTTTTGCAGCGCTTCTGCCCAACCCACCCGATTGCCTGGACCGAATCGCTGTAGATCGGCCAATCCCGTCCGCGTTGGGACAGGTACGCTAAAGCATGCACGATCGCCAGGAACTCGCCGATGTTGTTGGTTCCCCCCGCGATCGGCCCCCGGCGGAACAGTTCGCGCCCCTCCCCGACGCGCACGCCGCGGTATTCCACCGGGCCGGGATTGCCGGAACAGGCCGCGTCGACCGCGATCGAATCCGGCGCCGGCCCGCCGCTTCCTCCGCGGGAAAGCGCGGCGGCGCGGGATTGCCCGTTGCGGTATTCTTCGTAGCTTCCGCGAAACGCCCGCTCGGCCAGTTCGCGGGATTCGAACGCCATGTACTGCGCGCCCGCGTGCCCGCTCACCTGCGCCGAACATTCCCGCCACGAGGCGAACACCCCGCGCCGGCGGCCCTTCCAGACGACGTAGTATTTTTCCTTGGCCATAGGATGCCAATTCCGTGCTCAAAAACCGGAATTGCCATCAAATTCTACTGCATATCGACTGACTATCCGGAAACCAGTTTCCCGGATAGGGCTTCGGCCCAGGCGCGGATCTTGGTCCAATTCCGGTGATCCCCTTGGGGGAGCAGCGCCATCGGTAACCGTAACAGAATTGGGACGGTCTTCAATTCAAGCTTGCCCGCGAAATATCCCTCGTCTACCGTCGGCGCCATCGCGCGGACCGGGTCCAGGCGCTTCCGGCCCTCCGTACGGGCGGAATCGCTCAGCGCCATCCCCATGCTCATGACGAAAATAGCGAACGGCTTGCGCCGGAGTTCCGTTTGATGAATGCGCACGAACTCGATGGCTTCCGGGAGCCATTTGCCGTGGATCGGACTGCCCGCGACGACGGCCGTGTAGGGGCCGACATCCGTGATTTCTTTGACCGGGCGCACGTCCACCTGCGCGCCGCGCTCCGCGAGGATCCGGCCGATCTCGGCCGCCACCTCGGCGGTGGAACCCGCGTAGGTCGCGTAGGCGACCAGAATGTGTCGTTCCATGGAATTTCCTCCAAATGAAAAACTGGGCGGATCCACGGCCGGGGGATCGGAATTCGCCAAAGCAACCCCGCCGATTCCGCAGGCGGCCGCTCCAGCGGCCGCGGTGCCGATGCAGCCGATTTTCAACAAATCCCGTCGGGTGAGATGTTTGGTAGGCATAGGTCCCTTCCTAGGACTCCCTCACCCCTCTCCCTTCTCCCAGCCCCTGCTTGTGTTCATAGGGCTGGGAGAGGGGCTGGGAATGAGGGGAAGAATGATGACTGCGAAAAGATGAATTCCCCTCGCATGCAGGTGCCGCAGAAGGCCGATCAATCCCGATTGATCGGTCCGCACCTGGATCCGGGTGGCGTTCGCTTCGGTTCGTTCCACCGTCACCGGCAAAGGGCTTCCGGCGTTGAGATCCTCCCCGTCAATCCGGCCGTGCACATCAATGCGGTATGTGTGAAGGTTATCCATGCGTTCCTCCGCCGTTCACCCCCCCTCCGTCCCTCCAAATTCCAAAGGAATTTGGAGGGAGAAGAGGAAGGATCCCCCAACTTCGCTTGGGGAGAAAGAAGGGATGTGCTCCGTTCATTCCCCGTCAGCTTCTTCTGGCTTGGCGTAAA
Encoded proteins:
- a CDS encoding alpha/beta hydrolase; the encoded protein is MENFRLYGKAPYCIAVLHGGPGAPGEMAPVARELASARGVLEPLQTKDTLEGQIQELREVLQARAELPVSLIGWSWGAWLGYLLAARYPPLVKKLILVGSPPFDHRFAAQVEENRMSRLNEEDQREATRTLKRLSDISGQSHQTSLARLGVLFSKTDNFRPLPLPDETIKLEFNIYRAVWRTASEMRRNGNLLGLGKRIRCPVVAIHGDYDPHPAEGVQNPLESVLSDFRFLLLPKCGHEPWREKEARAKFFSVLSRELE
- a CDS encoding MiaB/RimO family radical SAM methylthiotransferase; amino-acid sequence: MKIFFDLVGCRVNEAEIESMAARARAQGHNPACALKDADWIVINTCTVTREAERDSRQKIRRAHSCNPAARIAVTGCWATMEPAQAASLPGVARVIPNAEKELLPASLWPDEADGNRQNPRLPPPFFRRRTRAYIKVQDGCDNACAYCVTRLARGPLRSRPADAVAADVLAAERAGAQEAVLAGVHLGAWGRDSQVENGLAHLLETVLARTSIPRLRLSSLEPWNLPPGFFRLWGDGRLCPHLHLPLQSGCAATLRRMRRNASPADFERIVEAARASIPDLAVTTDLMVGFPGESESEFRESLEFAERMQFARTHIFRFSPRPGTEAAEMADAVHPLEIRRRALRARRAVNPPEEAYARSFLGREMDVLWEADTRGGMRRGLTGNFLRVRIKSDSIPPNTFSRVRLVSLDHGDVLGEPRI
- a CDS encoding ribonuclease H family protein — translated: MAKEKYYVVWKGRRRGVFASWRECSAQVSGHAGAQYMAFESRELAERAFRGSYEEYRNGQSRAAALSRGGSGGPAPDSIAVDAACSGNPGPVEYRGVRVGEGRELFRRGPIAGGTNNIGEFLAIVHALAYLSQRGRDWPIYSDSVQAIGWVGQKRCKTKLTRTEETRVVFDLIDRAEEWLRVHSYPNEVRKWKTGEWGESPADFGRK